Within Astyanax mexicanus isolate ESR-SI-001 chromosome 2, AstMex3_surface, whole genome shotgun sequence, the genomic segment AGATGCAAAAAAATAGGGTATTTTCAAATCTAATCGTCTAAACCAATGTGCCCTTGCCCTggtcctgtaattggtccaaaagctTGTCCTACAAACTACCACAAAGGAGTTTATACTGCAACTGGACCACATTCCTGTAGATCTGACATTAAGCTTCCTTTTTTTCATCGGACCATATATTTTGGTTCTTTGCTCCAAACTGTGCTTTGCAGCCCCTTTCACCTACCATTTTAATTCCAACCAGACTTAAGTCCAAAGGTCCATTCCAAACAAGGTATGCGTGAAATTACCCTAAAATGTGAACTTGGCAGGAGGTCCTCCGGGACCAGAGTTGGGAAGCACAGAATTAAGCATTTTGGTTAGAATTTAAACACTGCAGGCGTTTAATGGCAGTCATGTTGCTCACCTGTCAGCATCGACCTTCTCCTGGATGTGGGAGTGAAACAGCCTGAGGAAGTGCAGTGCTGTGGGTGCCCTGACCTTCCAGTAGAGCTTTTCCAAAATGATCTTTTCCATCCTCATCATATCTGAAACTGTGAAGCGGTTCTGGCTGATACGGATCAGATCATTTGCCAGAGGAACATTCTTCTCCTCCTCTGAGGTCTTTATTGCGATGTAGAAGCAGCAGAGGCCAACACAGGAGAGATGCTTTGGTTGAATCTGTATATTTAAGagaaaaacaatgtgtttgtGTCTAAACCATCTAACGAGATTATAACCAACCAAAACAGTAAAATACCCGATAGCTGATCTAcagacagggttcatacactttttactCATAAATGTCTgatatttccatgacttttccatgccttcaaggcaaattttcctgaccatacgatttttaaaacatcagacatggacaataaaactgaaaatcaactaaaactataatcaaaattgattatagtaggcctaaaattaatctAATAAAAAGGTTGACagttaataaaatgtgtcagatccaGAGAGTGCCAtcatgtagggctaaattactgaattatctcTGAGCTGATGGATTTTTGTTaagtttaaaatagattttctccatcaataaatgaAAGATTTGTACACCAGATTTTCATGACTTTCCAAAGCTTTcctggtatttttatttttccgtagcttatccaggcctggaaattgccattttcaaattccatgacttttcccggTCTTTGAAGATCATACATAAACCACTACATAAAGCCCTACCTATTCCAAGACAAATGATGCAGAGACATGGGTTTAACATATGCTATAAATCCTACAGTGATCCATAAGGGTCTACTACCTACCTTCATCGCAGCCAGAAAGCGATCCAGGAGGCTCACTGCAAGGGAGAATGTCTCTGCGCTGAACCCGAAGAACCGGGTCAGAGACAGCAGATCCTTCACCTCAAAATCCCTCAGCTTGGCAGTCATCCTGAGGCCGTTGTCATTGGCAGACTCAAGGATGCGGAGGCCACAAAGCTTGGGCTGGTAACGAGCCTCCTTCTCCAGAAGACCCTTCAGCTGGACAGCAAAAGGCAAGGCCTCTGATCCGGTCACTTTGTCAAGCATCTAAAAAAGAAGGATGACTCATTAGGTGAGCAACAGCACAAATGTTTCAATAACCGTGAAATGACTCAAACACtttcaatatttaaatatacattatataaaatatgtcCAACTGACTCATTACAGGGCACATaacatgaattaaataaattttccataaaactacaataaaatgaCCAATTCTGTCAGCATAAATCTGTCAgcataacattagctaaccaggAACATAAAGACTAATATGATTGTAGGCATGCAAAGAAAATATACTACTGTACCATTAGAAAATTAGTATTAAGGAAGATGCCAAATTCTAATACTATTTGATATTGTCAGTGATTAAAACCATCATATTCTTATACTACTGAATTTATTACAAATTAACTACAAATCTATTTAACTGGATGCAAAACAgcaaacattttataaaaatgacgttgattttttttttaccatatctaAAGTAGTGCTGGACCATACGGGTCATAACACCGGTCAATTAGTTAATTCCAATATCAAACCAAACATTATTAAAGCCACCACTTTGTGAATTTGGGGGATATGGCAAATTAtctgttttaaagatttttacGATGCACAGTATTTATCATGTTTAGACTAAAATGACCCAAGAGTGGCaggttcttaacatttttttataataggCATTTATGCATACAGTAGTGCATTTAGTGCATAAGTAGACTGATCTATAATTTTCCTGCTGCATGATTCACTTTATTAGGATTTTGTACACTATTTGTAATACAATTTACAGCTAGGTTTTCAATACATTAAGCTCCAACTAGGGCTGGAaagttacatttaattaatttgatgAATTAAATCACTGTTCATTTCAAGGCAGAATAATCGAGATGGTATCTATTTTCATATAGAAGCTTCCAGAAACCTGTTTTCATATATATGAaatactgttcattttttttttttttaactctgccGAAATGCATGTATGATACTCATACAGTTTTTATTATaaaaagctgaatgtaaggttGTTGGGGGGCCGCTTACAAttcttataaaaaataaacatgaaaataaatgtaaaggaaatGAGCATGCATCACTTTAattgatgctgtttgtttacagACCAACTGAAGctgttatataaaaatataaatggtAATTGAGAatcactcttttttttaaataatgtatatcACACAGCCCTAGCtctaaaagtgttaaaatagTGTGCTAAATGTGTTAAGAGCCCCTAAAATGTGTATTAGTGTCATGGTTCAAAAGACAAAGACACAACCTATTAAACTAATGCAACAGCAAATCTTAAACACTACAGCATAAGCAGAATTTCTACATAAAAATAGTTGATTAATTACTCCTAACTATATAGGTAATCACGGTAGCTAAGGTCTTAAGACCTTATAGAAAGTTATGGTAAGAGCGAGAGAGGGTGGGTGGGAAGGGGAAATAAGGGGAGGGTCCCTGGCTAACTAACATGCCTGGGCATGTCAATCCTTTTGTCAATGGGCTGTTTAACTATAGGAAAAAAATGCTGACAACACTAAACACGCTACAATTAAGAGAAATCTATTTTCTCTCTATTGTTTAGGAGTGTTCTGTTTAATAAATACAGCAGAAACGTACTTAACGACTTAAGTAGCCCACAATATAATCATCAACTAACCTACTAACCTAGTTGGAGTCACGTCTGGACATGTTTTTGCCTTATTGAAAAGCTAAAGCTATGTGAATTGTATAGGTAACTATGGTATTAATTTTAAGGTATTTATAAGCAAATCTCttacaatacattaaataaacataactacagctctgggaaaaaaataagagaacctAAAACGGATGagtctttgattttaacaaactgaaaacatctggaataaatgctgtaaatgactttttttggaaattgggagaattgttgtacgtagtttatagtataaaacaataatgttaattttactcaaacatatacctataaatagcaaaatcagagaaaccgattcagacaCTGAAATAGTCTCTTCATATTCCAGGGGTGTATATTTTGCTAATAAGTGAGCTTTATAGTTCCCTAAAATGTTTAGAATAGCTAGACTCCAAAATTAAAACGTAAGTTATTAATCTAACTTccaaaaaaataacagttttagtTAGGTTAAATAAATGCCTAAGGACATACTGGATTAAACAGGCCTACAATACTAGTTAACTACCAGCTGGACTAACCTAGATAAACTATATGGGGTCATGTCTGGACATGTTCCTGCCTTAGTAAATAACTGTCACATGATTTATATAGCTAGGGTATTAATAAAGGTCTTAACAAGAAAATCACTTACAACTCATTGAATAAACATAGCTATACTGCTAATAAGCGAGTGTTACAGtcagttttcatggttttaaataAAGGATTAACGTTATAGGTTAAGGCCTAGATTGTAGCTTTAGCCACCAACTAGCTTAACTGTTACTGTTTTCTGTACAAAAAGTCACATAACTGAACCCTTAAAACAGTCGACAGTTATAACTAACCTTTCCTTAAACCTAAATATCCAGCCACATCACATAAAACACGTTTTAAACGACAAAAAAATAACCATAAATAACCGAAATCAGCCCACTTAGCTCAGCTAAGCTAGCTTAAGCTAACAGAAGAGCGAACTTACCTTGTTAAGTTGAAGTAACGTATTAGCTTAGCTGAAAGCGCAGaagcttaaaaaagcaaaaaaaaaaagtttaaacaagcttaaaataagtgaaaaagtaACTGTACGTATGTTCAAAGTCAGTGTTAAAAACGTCCGCCCTGCACACCCCAACCCACGGCGTTTCAGGCGACCGAGCGGCCGCCCTCGGCGGCTTTTATACCAGATAAAGCTCCGCCCGAACACCCAGGATACGTTTCAATTGGTCAACAGGAGGGCGGCGTTGGGGCTTGATCCTTCTTTCTGCGTTCACATTGGTTGAAGCATCTTTCCATAACGACCCCCAAGCTCTAAGCCACGCCCATCAGCGGGATCCATTGGATCTGTTGCTTTTCTTATCCTTATGTAGTCAGAGACATACTAACCTCTGGTGGGCTGGACACTGCAGTGTAAACCGAGCAGCTTCACCCTTAAGCTTCACTTAAAcacagtatacagtaccagtcaaaagtttagaaacacctcttctcattcagtctttttatttatttaattacttattttctacattgcagattaaccctcctgttaccttcaaatttacattttatgtttgtttCCACTTTAAACTACAGAAAATTGTTATATAATAATAGCATTTTTACCCACGTTTATGTAGCATGCTATATTTGTTAGTTGACTACTTAAATAGTAATTTTAACATAATTACAAATAGAGATCTTATTGGTATTttattgtctttatattatttctaaGTAAAACTTTTTGTAATCTAAAACCTTtagaattaaacatattttatgttaTCAACAATAGTAACatgtattatgtttggggtcagtttgaccccagcaattttaaactccagaaaatgattatataataattaaattgttaCCCAAGTTTATGCCACatgctttatttgtttgttgactacttaaaataacattttttacatcattcaacataaatgtgttctaaaattctaatatttttaatatgttttataaagctaaaatagcCAAACAACAcagatgtatacaaaatgtgtacaggaAACTAAAAACATACCATCagattaattttatgtttacccagttgtccCCATTAAATAAGGGAAAGCcactaaatatgaattaaataaaaaattatattaactgcttatttaaaggcgctaaacattaaatggggtcaaattgaccccaaaaataataggagggttaatattgaaggcatgaaaacaattaatggaCACATAAAGAATTATgtactaaacagtaaaa encodes:
- the ccng1 gene encoding cyclin-G1, with translation MLDKVTGSEALPFAVQLKGLLEKEARYQPKLCGLRILESANDNGLRMTAKLRDFEVKDLLSLTRFFGFSAETFSLAVSLLDRFLAAMKIQPKHLSCVGLCCFYIAIKTSEEEKNVPLANDLIRISQNRFTVSDMMRMEKIILEKLYWKVRAPTALHFLRLFHSHIQEKVDADSKKILNIDRLEAQLKACHCSFTFTKMKPSLLALALLALEIEEQHEFESVEALRETLQELQHQLSIKDGDLACVRELVAKCLIEYSTTKCSKPNGQRLRWVISGRTARQLKHSYYKIAHLPTIPETAS